The genomic region CCGCCGGCCGCCCGCGGGGCGGGCCCGTCGCCACCCGGTTCCTCGAGCCGGTAGCCGAGGCCGCGGATGGTGCGGATCACCGGCACGCCGAGCTTCTTTCTGATGCGGTTGATGAAGACTTCGATGGTGTTGGAGTCGCGGTCGAAGTCCTGGTCGTAGATGTGCTCGGTCAGCTCGGTGCGCGAGACGACCTTGCCCGGATGGTGCATCAGGTAGCTGAGCAGCTTGAACTCCTGCGCCGTCAGCCGCACCGGCTGGCCGTCGACCGTGACCTCGGCCCTGCGGGGGTCGAGCCGGACCGGCCCGCAGCTCAGCACCGGGTCCGCATGCCCGCTCGCCCGCCGGATGAGCGCCCGAAGCCGCGCAAGCAGCTCGGCGAGCGCGAAGGGCTTGGTGAGATAGTCGTCCGCCCCCGCATCCAGCCCGTCGACCTTGTCGGACCAGGAATCGCGGGCCGTGAGGATGAGAACGGGAGTCGCGATCCCCTTCGCGCGCCAGGCCTTGAGCACGCTCACCCCGTCGATGACGGGCAGCCCCAGATCCAGGACGATGGCGTCATAGGGCTCGGTCTCGCCCAGAAACTGCGCCTCCTCGCCGTCGGGAGCCACGTCGACGGCATAGCCCGCCTCGGTGAGTGCCTGGCGCAGCTGCCCGGCGAGCGCCGCATCGTCCTCGGCCACCAGCACCCGCATCGCCGCTCTTCCTCCTCCCGCGCCGCTTCCCGCCGGACGCTCACGGGCGCCGCACCGCGATGATCCGGCCGCTGTGGGCATCGACCATCACGACCGCCACCTTCCCGTCCGCGCGCAGGATCTTCAGGCGGTAGACGTAGCGTCCCTTGTCGCGCCGGCGCAGATCCTGGTCGACGATCCGTCCCGGCACCGCCTTGAGCGCGCGCCGGCGGATCTCGCCGTAGTCGAGAATGCGTCCCGCCTCGCGGGCGCGCCGCGCCTCCTCCTGATCCTGGCGCTGGGCGGGCGCGGAAGGCGCCGGCAGCAGCGCGGCGGCGGTGACGACCGCGAGCGCCACCGCCCGGCCCAGCACCGTCCTTCCCGATCCGGCCGCTCGACGCCCGCCGGCGCCCCGGGTCCATGCCATGTCGTGCCGTCCCGTCCGCCGGCGCCGGCAGCGGGCGCAAGCCCGCGCCCGGTGCCGCACCGGCCTTCTCGTCATCCGGATTCCGCCCGAATTCTTCTCAGATGCGCCGTGAATGGTCAATGAACCGCGGCCGCCTTTGATCCTGATCAAGGACGAGGCACGCTTGACGCACCAGCATCCGCACGCGACGATGGCGGCTCCGCCCCGCCGGCGGCGGGGCGGGCGGGTGCGAGGAGGAAGCGGCCGATGCGCACGATCTATGTTCCCGTGACCCATCCGGACGATCTCGAGGACTGCCTCGACCAGGCGATCCCCCTGGTGCAGGCCTTCTGCGGCCATCTCGCCGTGGAATTTCTGCGGCCCGATCCGCGCGCCAGCATCCCCTTCGTCGGCGAGGGGCTGACGGCGGATGTCATCCAGGACCTCGTGGAGGCGGCCGAACGCGAGGGCCGGGCGCGTGCGGACCAGGCGCTCGCCGTCTTCCGCGCGCGCATGGAGGAGGCGGAAATCGCCGTCGTCGGCGACGAGGTGATCCACGACCTGCCCACCGCCGCCTTCTCGCAGGCGGTGGGGCTGATCGCCGAGCGGGTGGGAAGACTGGCGCGCGTGCATGACCTGAGCGTCGTGCCGCGTCCGGCAGGCGACCACCGGCCCGAGGCGGGCGAGCTGTTCAACGAGACGCTCTTCCGTTCCGGGCGCCCCGTGCTGCTCGCGCCGCCGGACGGCGGCAAGAGGGCGCACGTGGGCGCCGAAGGCGTGCCCTGGGCGCATGTGGTCATCGGCTGGAACGGCCGCG from Rhodothalassiaceae bacterium harbors:
- a CDS encoding universal stress protein UspA, giving the protein MRTIYVPVTHPDDLEDCLDQAIPLVQAFCGHLAVEFLRPDPRASIPFVGEGLTADVIQDLVEAAEREGRARADQALAVFRARMEEAEIAVVGDEVIHDLPTAAFSQAVGLIAERVGRLARVHDLSVVPRPAGDHRPEAGELFNETLFRSGRPVLLAPPDGGKRAHVGAEGVPWAHVVIGWNGRAEAARAVADALPILARAAAVEIVTVGDEHPERPGAALLARHLAHHGIRAEVVRIDGPGGVGEALLRHAGEAGADLIVLGAYSHSRWREMIVGGVTRHVIHHSPVALFMSH
- a CDS encoding DNA-binding response regulator produces the protein MRVLVAEDDAALAGQLRQALTEAGYAVDVAPDGEEAQFLGETEPYDAIVLDLGLPVIDGVSVLKAWRAKGIATPVLILTARDSWSDKVDGLDAGADDYLTKPFALAELLARLRALIRRASGHADPVLSCGPVRLDPRRAEVTVDGQPVRLTAQEFKLLSYLMHHPGKVVSRTELTEHIYDQDFDRDSNTIEVFINRIRKKLGVPVIRTIRGLGYRLEEPGGDGPAPRAAGGG